In Streptomyces alboniger, the following are encoded in one genomic region:
- the rpsF gene encoding 30S ribosomal protein S6: MRHYEVMVILDPDLEERAVSPLIENFLSVVREGNGKVEKVDTWGRRRLSYEIKKKPEGIYSVIDLQAEPAVVKELDRQMNLNESVLRTKVLRPEMH, translated from the coding sequence ATGCGTCACTACGAAGTGATGGTCATCCTCGACCCCGATCTCGAGGAGCGCGCTGTCTCCCCGCTGATCGAGAACTTCCTCTCCGTCGTCCGTGAGGGCAACGGAAAGGTCGAGAAGGTCGACACCTGGGGCCGTCGTCGTCTGTCCTACGAGATCAAGAAGAAGCCCGAGGGCATCTACTCGGTCATCGACCTCCAGGCCGAGCCTGCGGTCGTCAAGGAGCTCGACCGACAGATGAACCTGAACGAGTCGGTCCTCCGGACCAAGGTCCTCCGTCCCGAGATGCACTGA